A single window of Flavobacterium sp. 140616W15 DNA harbors:
- a CDS encoding ABC transporter ATP-binding protein, with the protein METILTIQNLHKRYGRVQALKDISFEIEKGRVYGILGPNGSGKSTTLGIVLNVVNKTSGQYSWFGGKIQTHDALKKVGAIIERPNFYPYMTAEENLKLVCKIKNIDYSKINEKLELVGLNERKNSKFSTFSLGMKQRLAIASALLNDPEILILDEPTNGLDPQGIHQIRDIIKKIASQGTTILLASHLLDEVEKVCTDVVVLRKGEILYSGPVGGMSANEGFFEIQADDTEKLIAVTETHPAVDRIIKEKEMILVYLKNDLNAADLNRFLFSQNITLNHLVKRKNSLEEQFLELTNNASIKNK; encoded by the coding sequence TTGGAAACAATACTCACAATACAGAACCTACACAAAAGATATGGGCGGGTTCAGGCTCTGAAAGATATTTCATTCGAAATAGAAAAAGGTCGCGTTTATGGAATTCTAGGCCCAAACGGAAGCGGAAAATCTACAACATTAGGAATCGTTTTAAATGTAGTAAACAAAACTTCTGGGCAATACAGCTGGTTTGGTGGTAAAATACAAACACATGACGCATTAAAAAAAGTAGGTGCAATTATCGAAAGACCTAACTTTTATCCCTACATGACTGCTGAAGAAAATCTAAAATTGGTTTGTAAAATCAAAAACATCGATTATTCTAAAATAAATGAAAAGTTAGAATTAGTAGGTTTAAACGAGAGAAAAAACAGCAAGTTTAGTACTTTTTCATTGGGGATGAAACAGCGTTTAGCCATTGCATCAGCTTTATTAAACGACCCCGAAATATTAATTCTTGATGAACCAACAAATGGCTTAGACCCACAAGGAATTCATCAGATTCGTGATATCATAAAAAAAATTGCCTCTCAAGGAACAACGATATTACTTGCCTCACATTTATTAGATGAAGTTGAAAAAGTATGTACTGATGTCGTGGTTTTAAGAAAAGGCGAAATTTTATATTCTGGTCCAGTTGGCGGCATGTCTGCAAATGAAGGCTTCTTTGAAATACAAGCTGATGATACTGAAAAATTAATTGCAGTGACAGAGACTCATCCTGCTGTTGACCGTATAATAAAAGAAAAAGAAATGATTCTGGTTTATTTAAAAAACGATTTAAATGCCGCAGATTTAAACCGCTTTTTATTTTCACAAAACATCACCTTAAACCATTTAGTAAAACGTAAAAACAGTTTAGAAGAACAATTTCTTGAACTAACCAATAACGCTTCTATAAAAAATAAATAA